In Gracilimonas sp., a single window of DNA contains:
- the infB gene encoding translation initiation factor IF-2 → MTSKRPKPLFKVAAEFNVATQSIVDTLNDNGFDAANRPNFKITPEMYTALDEVYGEDKAKSEDHEKAREEYESRRSQMMNQRNDSVTIENVLEPIEDSIGLEPEDETPDLEPEEEETQQELEPEEEETKAKEEKKETEDKEPEPEKEAEKAEPAAKEEKKAAEKEEPEIEAETEPEEDTEEKEEAPKEEKKVAKKEKEEETQDKKADKEEEKEKEKTEKKEEAKTEEPEVEEEDDEEEEEVIRGAAGKLKGTKVLGKASFTSDIADKKKRKTRKRRKDRKGDDSSAKKESKKDDSSSDAKKTSKKKKRKRKTEIDETDVDKMMRETMKKMQSSKTVGSKRSKRRRERKEEREEELQKQAEMEELESDIVETTEFITANELADLLDVGVNDIISVCMSIGLMITINQRLDAGTIELVAEEYGKEVKFIEAEEMDEELTIPEDEEEDLEARAPIITVMGHVDHGKTSLLDYIREEKVAAGEAGGITQHVGAYEVVHNENKITFLDTPGHEAFTAMRSRGAQATDIVILVVAADDSVMPQTIEAINHAKAAGVPLVVAINKMDKEGVNPDKIKQQLSEHDVIVEEYGGQVQYSEVSAHTGQGIEDLLEKVLIEAELLELKANPNRRADGVVLEARLDKGKGIVANILVQGGTLKVGDAFVAGPCFGRVRAMENELGKRVKEAGPSTPVQLTGFDDMPQAGDKLIVAEDEKTAKEVASERMQIRREQAMRSTKHMTLDDISRRLALGEVSELNIIIKADVDGSIEALSGSLQKLGTDEVSVNIIHTGAGAISESDVLLASASDAIIIGFQVRPTSQARKLAEEEEIDIRLFSVIYDAVDEVRDALEGLLSPELKEQMMGVVEVREIFKVSKVGTIAGCYVTEGKVERNNPIRLVRDGVVIYDGEIDALKRFKDDVKEVSSGYECGISIKGYNDIKVGDQIESYKITEQKRTLEDSAG, encoded by the coding sequence ATGACGTCTAAAAGACCCAAACCATTATTTAAAGTTGCAGCGGAATTTAATGTTGCCACACAATCCATCGTGGATACGTTAAATGACAATGGCTTCGATGCAGCCAATCGCCCTAACTTCAAAATTACGCCGGAAATGTATACGGCCCTGGATGAAGTATATGGTGAGGATAAAGCGAAAAGCGAGGATCATGAAAAAGCTCGGGAAGAGTACGAAAGTCGCCGCAGCCAAATGATGAACCAGCGAAATGATAGTGTGACTATCGAAAATGTGCTGGAGCCCATTGAAGATAGTATAGGTTTGGAGCCTGAAGATGAGACACCTGATCTTGAACCTGAGGAGGAAGAGACACAGCAAGAGTTAGAGCCGGAAGAGGAAGAAACAAAAGCCAAAGAAGAGAAAAAAGAGACAGAGGATAAAGAACCGGAACCTGAAAAAGAAGCAGAAAAGGCCGAACCGGCAGCTAAAGAAGAGAAAAAAGCAGCTGAGAAGGAAGAACCTGAAATTGAAGCTGAAACAGAACCGGAAGAAGATACTGAGGAGAAAGAGGAAGCACCGAAAGAAGAGAAGAAAGTAGCCAAGAAAGAAAAAGAAGAAGAAACTCAGGATAAAAAAGCCGATAAAGAAGAGGAGAAAGAAAAAGAAAAAACTGAGAAGAAGGAAGAGGCCAAGACTGAAGAACCGGAAGTGGAAGAAGAAGATGATGAGGAGGAAGAAGAAGTAATTCGTGGTGCAGCCGGTAAGCTTAAAGGAACTAAAGTATTAGGTAAGGCTTCCTTTACCAGCGATATTGCTGATAAGAAAAAACGTAAGACTAGAAAACGACGCAAAGATCGTAAAGGGGATGACTCTTCGGCTAAGAAAGAGTCTAAAAAAGACGATAGCAGTTCTGATGCGAAAAAGACATCCAAGAAAAAGAAAAGAAAGCGCAAAACAGAGATTGACGAGACGGATGTAGATAAGATGATGCGCGAAACCATGAAGAAGATGCAGTCTTCAAAAACCGTGGGTAGTAAACGCTCGAAACGGCGTCGTGAAAGAAAAGAAGAGCGTGAGGAAGAGCTTCAAAAGCAAGCTGAAATGGAGGAACTCGAGTCTGATATTGTTGAGACCACCGAGTTTATTACTGCAAACGAACTTGCCGACCTGCTGGATGTAGGAGTAAACGATATTATCTCCGTTTGTATGAGTATAGGATTGATGATTACCATCAATCAGCGTTTAGATGCAGGTACCATTGAGCTCGTTGCTGAGGAATACGGCAAGGAAGTGAAATTCATCGAAGCGGAGGAAATGGATGAGGAACTCACCATCCCTGAAGATGAAGAAGAAGACCTTGAAGCCCGTGCACCAATTATTACAGTAATGGGCCATGTTGACCACGGTAAAACTTCTCTGCTTGATTATATACGTGAAGAGAAAGTAGCAGCCGGTGAAGCAGGTGGTATTACTCAGCACGTTGGCGCTTACGAAGTTGTTCACAATGAGAATAAAATTACCTTTCTGGATACCCCGGGTCATGAGGCGTTTACTGCTATGCGTTCTCGTGGTGCACAGGCTACCGATATTGTAATTTTGGTAGTAGCCGCTGATGATTCTGTGATGCCTCAAACCATTGAGGCCATTAATCACGCCAAAGCAGCCGGAGTACCGTTGGTTGTTGCCATCAACAAGATGGATAAAGAGGGGGTAAATCCTGATAAAATTAAACAGCAGCTTTCTGAGCATGATGTAATTGTTGAAGAATACGGCGGTCAAGTACAGTATTCTGAAGTTTCGGCTCATACCGGGCAAGGAATTGAAGACTTACTTGAGAAAGTATTGATCGAAGCTGAATTGCTTGAATTGAAGGCAAACCCGAATCGACGCGCGGATGGTGTTGTTCTTGAAGCCAGACTGGATAAAGGAAAAGGAATTGTGGCAAATATCCTGGTTCAGGGCGGCACCCTTAAGGTGGGGGATGCATTTGTAGCCGGGCCTTGTTTTGGTCGGGTAAGAGCCATGGAGAATGAGCTTGGTAAACGTGTGAAGGAAGCAGGGCCGTCTACACCGGTTCAGCTTACAGGTTTTGATGATATGCCCCAAGCCGGTGATAAATTGATAGTAGCTGAAGATGAGAAAACGGCTAAAGAAGTAGCCAGCGAACGTATGCAAATTCGTCGCGAACAAGCCATGCGGTCAACCAAGCATATGACACTTGATGATATTTCACGTCGCTTGGCGCTTGGTGAAGTTTCAGAGCTGAATATTATTATTAAAGCTGATGTGGATGGCTCAATTGAGGCACTTTCCGGATCGCTGCAAAAATTAGGAACTGATGAAGTATCAGTAAATATAATTCATACCGGTGCAGGGGCTATTTCTGAATCAGATGTATTGCTTGCTTCAGCCTCTGATGCCATTATCATAGGATTCCAGGTTCGACCTACATCACAAGCACGTAAGCTTGCTGAAGAAGAAGAAATTGATATTCGACTCTTTAGCGTAATTTATGATGCCGTTGATGAAGTCAGAGATGCGCTCGAAGGATTGCTGTCGCCTGAGTTAAAAGAACAAATGATGGGCGTTGTTGAAGTTCGTGAAATCTTCAAAGTATCCAAAGTAGGAACCATTGCAGGTTGCTATGTAACTGAAGGCAAGGTTGAGCGAAACAATCCGATCCGCCTGGTACGTGATGGTGTTGTTATCTATGATGGAGAGATCGATGCCCTGAAACGTTTCAAAGATGATGTGAAGGAAGTTAGCTCCGGTTATGAATGTGGGATCAGTATCAAGGGTTATAACGATATCAAAGTTGGTGATCAGATCGAGAGTTACAAGATCACAGAGCAGAAGCGTACCCTTGAAGATTCAGCCGGATAG
- the rbfA gene encoding 30S ribosome-binding factor RbfA: protein MGFRPERLAAVIKRDLGEIIQQSYQPSGTFVTVTNVIMTDDLSIAKVYLSVFSPGRDDKPVYEFIDDHINEIRYELASKIKNQVRKIPELHFYEDDTAEYVNKMEQLLKKVDIPEEDPDSPGED from the coding sequence ATGGGTTTCAGACCTGAAAGATTAGCAGCAGTAATTAAACGCGACCTTGGTGAGATCATTCAGCAGTCTTATCAGCCAAGCGGTACTTTTGTTACCGTTACCAATGTGATAATGACAGATGATCTATCTATTGCCAAAGTATATTTGAGCGTTTTTTCTCCCGGCAGAGATGATAAACCCGTATATGAATTTATTGACGATCACATTAATGAAATCAGGTACGAATTAGCTTCCAAGATCAAAAATCAGGTTCGCAAGATCCCTGAACTTCATTTCTACGAAGATGACACGGCCGAATATGTGAATAAAATGGAGCAGCTTTTAAAGAAAGTTGATATTCCTGAAGAAGATCCAGATTCACCCGGTGAAGATTAA
- the truB gene encoding tRNA pseudouridine(55) synthase TruB yields the protein MARALPLDEIPVYGKSNLPTKETDLTKGGIFLINKPLEWSSFDVVKFLRKRIRVKKVGHAGTLDPLATGMLILCCGKATKSISLIQDLPKVYTGEVTFGAATSTYDSEGEITEEAEWNHITKEKILSVLESEYSGTVEQIPPMYSALKYGGKKLYELARKGEEVVRLPRQVTFFEHEILDFTPPKLTIRIKCSKGTYIRSLARDLGESLHSKAYLSGLERTAIGHFTLDEALTPHEMGDRLKEIWQN from the coding sequence ATGGCCCGAGCTCTTCCTTTGGATGAAATCCCGGTATATGGTAAATCCAATTTGCCAACCAAGGAAACTGATCTTACCAAAGGTGGAATTTTCTTAATTAATAAGCCTCTTGAGTGGTCCAGTTTTGATGTCGTAAAATTTCTTCGCAAGAGAATACGAGTAAAGAAAGTAGGCCACGCAGGAACGCTTGATCCTTTGGCAACAGGAATGCTTATTCTTTGCTGCGGTAAAGCCACTAAGTCTATTTCCCTTATTCAGGATTTACCGAAAGTTTATACCGGGGAAGTCACATTTGGAGCTGCTACTTCTACTTATGATTCAGAAGGAGAAATAACCGAAGAAGCCGAGTGGAACCATATCACAAAAGAGAAAATATTATCTGTTCTGGAGTCTGAATATTCCGGTACGGTTGAACAAATTCCTCCTATGTATTCTGCTTTAAAATACGGCGGGAAGAAATTATATGAGCTTGCCCGAAAAGGGGAAGAAGTAGTCAGGCTTCCACGGCAGGTAACTTTTTTTGAACATGAAATTCTTGATTTCACTCCTCCTAAACTCACCATTCGGATTAAATGCAGCAAAGGAACATACATTCGTTCGCTTGCAAGAGATTTAGGGGAATCCTTACATTCAAAGGCTTATTTAAGTGGCCTGGAGCGAACGGCTATTGGGCATTTTACATTAGATGAAGCTTTAACACCACATGAAATGGGAGATCGGTTAAAAGAAATATGGCAGAATTAA
- a CDS encoding bifunctional riboflavin kinase/FAD synthetase, which produces MAELIELKDITHQPNSVVTVGTFDGVHQGHRALMDAVVSKAKIRNARSVVVTFDPHPREIINPGKGGIKLLTTLKERCEILEDLGVDVLLVIPFDRDFSLLTSEEFVRKIIHKKIGVSEFVIGYDHHFGRDREGTIDTIRNLGEELGFDSYVVSKQEMGDVTISSTVIRKTLSESGDVKKAAEYLNRNYLLNGIVLHGDERGRTIGYPTANLKPEHENKVIPKNGVYAVKVRVAGNWYGAMMNIGVRPTFGEDERTLEVHIFDFNKEVYGQTIQVRFIDRIRDEQKFKGINELKAQLDSDKETSLKILATN; this is translated from the coding sequence ATGGCAGAATTAATTGAACTCAAAGACATAACACATCAACCAAATTCCGTGGTTACTGTAGGCACTTTTGACGGAGTACACCAGGGGCACAGGGCATTAATGGATGCAGTGGTAAGTAAAGCCAAAATTCGTAATGCAAGAAGCGTTGTTGTTACCTTTGATCCACACCCCAGAGAAATTATTAACCCCGGAAAAGGGGGGATTAAACTCCTTACTACGCTTAAGGAAAGGTGTGAAATATTGGAAGATTTAGGCGTAGATGTACTGCTTGTGATTCCATTTGACCGTGATTTCTCTCTGCTTACTTCCGAAGAATTCGTTCGTAAGATCATCCATAAAAAGATAGGGGTCTCGGAGTTTGTAATTGGATATGATCATCATTTTGGTCGCGATAGAGAAGGCACTATTGACACAATCAGAAACCTGGGAGAGGAACTTGGGTTTGATTCTTATGTGGTTTCAAAGCAAGAAATGGGGGATGTAACCATTAGCAGTACGGTGATTCGGAAAACCTTATCTGAATCAGGCGATGTGAAAAAAGCGGCAGAATATTTAAATCGAAATTACCTGTTAAACGGGATCGTGTTGCACGGTGATGAACGGGGCAGAACTATTGGTTATCCAACAGCCAATCTAAAGCCTGAACATGAGAATAAAGTGATTCCCAAGAATGGAGTGTATGCGGTAAAAGTACGTGTTGCCGGTAATTGGTATGGGGCAATGATGAACATTGGTGTTCGACCAACTTTTGGGGAAGATGAGAGAACATTGGAAGTACATATTTTTGATTTTAACAAAGAAGTCTACGGTCAAACAATTCAGGTACGTTTCATCGACAGAATCAGGGATGAACAGAAATTTAAAGGTATCAATGAGCTGAAAGCTCAATTAGATTCAGATAAAGAAACGAGTTTGAAAATTTTAGCAACAAATTAA
- the rpsO gene encoding 30S ribosomal protein S15, which translates to MSITAEDKKEIFKKFGKSETDTGSTEGQIALLTKRINDLTEHLKDNKLDHASRRGLLKMVGKRRRLLNYLMKNDIEKYRELIKELGIRK; encoded by the coding sequence ATGAGCATAACCGCAGAAGACAAAAAAGAAATCTTTAAAAAGTTTGGAAAAAGTGAAACCGATACGGGTTCCACTGAAGGTCAAATTGCCCTTCTAACCAAAAGAATTAATGACCTGACTGAGCATCTGAAAGACAATAAATTAGATCACGCATCACGTCGTGGATTGTTAAAAATGGTTGGTAAAAGAAGAAGGTTGTTAAATTACCTCATGAAAAACGATATCGAGAAATACAGAGAACTGATCAAAGAGCTCGGTATCCGTAAGTAA
- the pnp gene encoding polyribonucleotide nucleotidyltransferase — protein sequence MKEQIRSVEFAPGKVLSIETGRIAKQADGAVVVRMGDTQVLCTAVSAKEPKPGQGFFPLVVDHRESFSAGGRFPGGFMKREGRPSEKEVLASRLIDRSLRPLFPKGYLCETQIISSVLSSDGENDGDVLGGFGASAALHISDVPFDGPMAEVRVGRIDGEYIINPTLSELEESDIDMIVGGTADSVLMMEGEMDEISEEEMLGAIKAAHASIITLCEFQEELREEYGKPKREFVPEGYPEEIENKVRELATDKIKEVVNFGLGKEEYSAKLKEAKDSVVAELEEEYEEEIDIVKDILGDIEKEELRNMILEQKRRIDGRSPEDVRDIWTQVGYLARTHGSAIFTRGETQALVSVTLGTKKDAQGVDTLFDEEDKKFYLHYNFPPYSVGEAGFLRGPGRREIGHGHLAERALKMMMPSFDDFGYVIRIISDITESNGSSSMASVCGGSMALMSAGVPLKKPVAGIAMGMIVGENNSVVLSDIRGEEDFMGDMDFKTAGTSDGITACQMDMKVKGISFDVMEEALKQAHTGRLHILGKMAETISTPSETLSEYAPQFINMTIDGDMIGAVIGPGGKVIQTLQKETDTEIWIEEDESGKGKITISADSLDKAEDAQNRIKAITGQLEEGAIYKGEVKSIKDFGAFVEIAPGRDGLLHISEIDHSHVKNVNDYMSVGDEIEVKLLKIEPGNKLRLSRKVLLEKDEEE from the coding sequence ATGAAAGAACAAATAAGAAGTGTAGAATTTGCACCGGGTAAGGTGCTATCAATAGAAACAGGCCGGATTGCTAAGCAAGCCGATGGCGCTGTAGTGGTTCGTATGGGTGATACCCAGGTATTGTGTACTGCTGTGAGTGCAAAAGAACCAAAACCGGGACAAGGATTTTTCCCTTTAGTAGTTGATCACAGAGAAAGTTTTTCAGCCGGCGGGCGATTTCCCGGTGGATTTATGAAACGCGAAGGACGTCCTTCAGAAAAAGAAGTATTAGCCAGTCGTTTAATTGATCGCAGTTTGCGTCCTTTATTTCCAAAAGGTTATTTATGTGAAACCCAAATCATCTCAAGCGTGCTTTCTTCGGACGGAGAGAACGACGGTGATGTATTAGGTGGATTTGGTGCATCAGCAGCCCTGCATATCTCTGATGTTCCGTTTGACGGGCCAATGGCAGAAGTTAGAGTTGGACGCATTGATGGCGAATATATCATCAATCCCACACTTTCAGAACTTGAAGAAAGTGATATTGATATGATTGTGGGCGGTACTGCCGACAGTGTGTTGATGATGGAAGGTGAAATGGATGAGATCTCTGAAGAAGAGATGTTGGGTGCCATTAAAGCAGCTCATGCTTCTATTATCACCCTTTGTGAATTTCAGGAAGAACTGAGAGAAGAATACGGTAAGCCAAAGCGTGAGTTTGTACCTGAAGGCTATCCTGAAGAGATCGAAAACAAAGTTCGTGAATTAGCTACTGACAAGATCAAAGAAGTAGTGAATTTCGGACTTGGAAAAGAAGAATACAGCGCAAAACTAAAAGAAGCTAAAGACTCTGTAGTTGCTGAGCTTGAAGAAGAGTACGAAGAGGAAATTGATATTGTAAAAGATATCCTCGGAGATATTGAGAAGGAAGAACTTCGCAATATGATCCTTGAGCAAAAACGTCGTATTGACGGTCGTTCTCCCGAAGACGTTCGCGATATCTGGACTCAAGTTGGATATCTTGCAAGAACTCATGGTTCTGCAATCTTTACCCGTGGCGAAACTCAGGCGCTTGTTTCTGTAACGCTCGGTACCAAAAAAGATGCTCAAGGCGTTGATACGCTTTTTGATGAAGAAGACAAAAAATTCTACCTGCATTACAACTTCCCTCCATATTCGGTAGGGGAAGCCGGATTTTTAAGAGGCCCGGGCCGGCGTGAAATTGGTCACGGCCACCTTGCCGAACGTGCCCTTAAAATGATGATGCCTTCATTTGATGACTTTGGATATGTGATCAGAATTATCTCCGATATTACAGAATCTAACGGTTCCTCTTCCATGGCCTCCGTTTGCGGTGGTTCTATGGCATTGATGAGTGCCGGAGTTCCGCTCAAAAAACCGGTTGCAGGTATCGCAATGGGTATGATTGTTGGCGAGAACAACTCAGTTGTACTTTCTGATATCCGCGGTGAAGAAGATTTCATGGGCGACATGGACTTCAAAACAGCTGGTACCTCTGATGGTATTACAGCTTGCCAAATGGATATGAAAGTGAAAGGCATTTCATTTGATGTAATGGAAGAAGCCCTAAAACAAGCGCATACAGGGCGTTTACATATTCTTGGAAAAATGGCTGAAACCATTTCAACCCCAAGTGAAACCCTTTCTGAATATGCTCCGCAATTTATCAATATGACCATTGACGGTGATATGATCGGTGCGGTTATCGGTCCTGGCGGTAAAGTAATTCAGACACTTCAAAAAGAAACAGATACTGAAATCTGGATTGAAGAAGATGAAAGTGGAAAAGGTAAAATCACAATTTCTGCCGACAGTCTCGACAAAGCTGAAGATGCACAAAATCGTATTAAAGCGATTACCGGGCAACTGGAAGAAGGAGCGATTTACAAAGGAGAAGTCAAATCAATTAAAGATTTCGGTGCCTTTGTGGAGATAGCACCCGGCCGTGACGGCTTGCTGCATATTTCTGAAATTGATCACTCTCATGTTAAGAATGTGAATGATTATATGAGTGTGGGTGATGAAATCGAAGTTAAGCTCCTCAAAATTGAGCCGGGCAATAAACTTAGACTTTCAAGAAAAGTATTGTTGGAAAAAGACGAAGAAGAGTAA
- a CDS encoding pitrilysin family protein — MENVKEIDFVTKSTLSNGMRIVTERIESVKSISVGIWVKTGGRHETAKQAGITHFLEHMLFKGTEKRSSFDIALSMEAVGGYLNAFTSSEYTCYYSRCLSTQLERALDVLSDMVLNPSFPEEEVEKEKRVVIEEMKMYRDSPDDYLFEEFNSKIFEGHELGRPVLGFEETVSDFSRQDLYDYMHDRYYPANLLVSVAGNVKHEKVVKLVSEYFEALDAKNHEEKEQPIPAFNKENIRLTKSIEQTHYIYGRRGLNFDHDDKYLLLLANTILGGGMSSRLHQNIREKYGYCYSVQTFNQSYTDTGLWGIYVGTDKEYVDHVRKLILKELRKMQDDPVPEKELAEAKSQLKGKLLLSQESTSNRMTRLAKSELYFGRFVTLDELVENIDSVTSGQIQGFVNDFFDEEQFMEAILLPES, encoded by the coding sequence ATGGAAAATGTGAAAGAGATTGATTTTGTAACCAAAAGCACCCTTTCTAATGGAATGCGGATTGTTACGGAGCGTATTGAAAGTGTAAAAAGTATTTCTGTTGGGATTTGGGTGAAAACCGGTGGACGGCACGAGACAGCAAAACAGGCCGGAATTACACATTTTTTAGAACACATGCTTTTCAAGGGAACGGAGAAAAGATCTTCTTTTGATATTGCCCTGAGTATGGAAGCCGTGGGGGGATATCTAAATGCTTTTACTTCATCAGAGTATACATGCTATTACTCGCGTTGCCTTAGTACTCAGCTTGAGCGTGCTCTTGATGTGCTTTCTGATATGGTACTTAACCCTTCATTTCCGGAAGAAGAGGTGGAGAAGGAGAAGAGAGTCGTTATTGAAGAGATGAAAATGTACCGCGACTCTCCGGATGACTATTTGTTTGAAGAATTTAACAGCAAGATTTTCGAGGGACATGAATTGGGACGTCCTGTTCTCGGTTTTGAAGAAACCGTTTCTGATTTTTCCAGACAAGATCTTTATGATTATATGCATGATCGATACTATCCGGCTAATTTATTAGTGTCGGTTGCAGGAAATGTGAAGCATGAGAAAGTAGTAAAACTAGTTTCTGAGTATTTTGAAGCTTTAGATGCTAAAAACCATGAAGAAAAAGAGCAGCCAATCCCTGCATTTAATAAAGAAAATATTAGGCTTACAAAATCTATTGAGCAAACCCATTATATCTATGGGCGGAGGGGGTTAAATTTTGACCATGATGACAAGTACCTTTTATTATTAGCTAATACCATCTTAGGTGGAGGCATGAGTTCTCGCTTACATCAAAATATTCGTGAGAAATATGGTTACTGCTATTCTGTCCAAACCTTTAACCAATCTTACACTGATACCGGGCTTTGGGGAATTTATGTAGGCACAGACAAAGAATATGTTGATCATGTGCGAAAATTGATTCTTAAAGAACTTCGGAAAATGCAGGATGATCCGGTCCCTGAAAAAGAACTGGCTGAGGCAAAATCCCAACTCAAAGGAAAATTGTTATTGTCTCAGGAAAGTACCAGTAATCGCATGACTCGGCTTGCAAAAAGTGAATTATATTTCGGTCGTTTCGTAACTTTAGATGAATTGGTAGAGAACATCGATTCCGTTACATCCGGGCAAATTCAGGGATTTGTAAATGACTTCTTTGATGAAGAACAATTTATGGAAGCCATCCTTCTTCCTGAATCATAA
- a CDS encoding amino acid--tRNA ligase-related protein has translation MTYISKLSKHVDKEVTLKGWVYNFRSSGSLVFVEMRDGSGLTQCVIAKDDVSEHAWEAATSLKQESSLEVTGTVKADDRSIGGHEIHVTDVKVIQIAENYPITPKEHGVEFLMNNRHLWLRSQKQWAAMRVRNEIIFAIHTFFQGRDFVQMDSPIFTGNAAEGSTTLFETDYFEEKAYLAQTGQLYGEAMAMAHGLIYTFGPTFRAEKSKTRRHLTEFWMIEPEMAYYDLEMNMDLAEDMIKSIVSAVLENRKEELEILERDMSALEKTANEPFVRTTYTEAVDVLKSDETADMLDEMAESRRQEQVDLEKEWQEIKKEHGSAKKWRKSQIDQRIKEISARIDQIEEDLRNIPSWKESARSFEWGNDFGGSDETVLMMQYDVPMIVTHWPAEIKAFYMKRDETNKLALGMDILAPEGYGEIVGGSQREDDLKLMEERIKEEGLDKEVFEWYLDLRRYGTVPHSGYGLGLERTVAWLCGLSHVRETIPFPRMMGRLKP, from the coding sequence ATGACCTACATCAGTAAACTCTCAAAACATGTTGATAAAGAAGTAACTTTAAAAGGTTGGGTGTATAATTTCCGAAGCAGCGGAAGCTTGGTTTTTGTTGAAATGAGAGACGGATCCGGTCTTACTCAGTGTGTGATTGCAAAAGATGATGTTTCTGAACATGCATGGGAAGCTGCAACTTCGCTCAAACAAGAAAGTTCTTTGGAAGTTACCGGTACGGTTAAAGCAGATGACCGAAGCATTGGCGGACATGAAATCCACGTAACGGATGTAAAAGTCATTCAGATCGCTGAGAATTATCCCATCACCCCTAAAGAACACGGAGTAGAGTTTTTGATGAATAACCGCCACCTATGGTTGCGCAGCCAAAAGCAGTGGGCGGCAATGCGGGTTAGGAATGAAATCATTTTTGCCATTCATACTTTTTTCCAGGGACGGGATTTCGTGCAAATGGATTCTCCAATTTTTACAGGTAATGCTGCGGAAGGAAGCACCACGCTTTTCGAAACGGATTATTTTGAAGAAAAAGCATATTTAGCCCAAACCGGCCAGCTATACGGTGAAGCTATGGCAATGGCCCATGGATTGATTTACACTTTTGGCCCAACCTTTCGCGCTGAAAAATCCAAAACACGCCGTCACCTAACTGAGTTCTGGATGATTGAGCCGGAAATGGCATACTATGATCTGGAAATGAATATGGACTTGGCTGAAGACATGATAAAGTCAATTGTATCTGCCGTATTGGAGAATCGAAAAGAAGAGCTGGAAATTTTGGAACGGGATATGTCTGCACTTGAAAAAACTGCCAATGAACCATTTGTAAGAACAACTTACACAGAAGCAGTAGATGTTTTGAAAAGTGATGAGACAGCTGACATGCTGGATGAAATGGCAGAATCACGACGCCAGGAACAGGTGGATCTGGAAAAGGAATGGCAAGAGATTAAGAAAGAACACGGATCCGCTAAAAAATGGCGAAAGTCTCAAATTGACCAGCGTATAAAAGAAATTTCAGCTCGAATAGATCAAATTGAAGAAGACTTGCGCAATATTCCTAGTTGGAAAGAATCTGCCCGGAGCTTTGAGTGGGGTAATGATTTTGGCGGAAGTGATGAAACAGTGTTGATGATGCAATACGATGTTCCAATGATAGTGACTCACTGGCCGGCGGAAATCAAAGCTTTTTATATGAAGCGGGATGAAACCAATAAATTGGCATTGGGGATGGATATTCTTGCTCCTGAAGGCTATGGTGAAATAGTAGGAGGAAGCCAACGCGAAGATGATCTTAAGCTAATGGAAGAGCGTATTAAGGAAGAGGGGCTGGATAAGGAAGTTTTTGAGTGGTACCTGGATTTACGCCGTTACG